CTCGCGCTCGATCAGTGCGGAGGCACGGTTCACGACGCGCAGGATCATGAAGATGATAAACGCGACGATCAGGAAATTGACGAGCTGCGTCACGAACGCGCCGTATCCGACCAGCGGCACGCCCGCCTTCTTGAGCGCGACGTAATCGGTCGACCCGCGCAGTGCCTCGGGGATCGGACCCATCACCAGGAAATAGCTGGAAAAATCGAGCCCGCCGAAAATCTTGCCGATGATCGGCATCAGGATGTCGTCGGTCAGCGAACTGACGATCTTGCTGAACGCCGCGCCGATGATCACCGCGACCGCGAGATCGAGCACGTTGCCGCGCATGATGAACGCCTTGAATTCCTTGAGCACGCCTGCCCCCTTCGTCGTTTCGCCCCGATGCTACCCACCGATTTCGGTTTCGCCAAGCCGTGCCGCCGTCCTATGGTGGCGGCACCGGCAGTCTGGAGAGCCCCAATGCACAAGTCCCTGGTCCGCGTGAGCACCGTGTTGGCGGCAACGACGATGCTCGCCGGTTGCGGCATCAACAGCATCCCGACGCAGGAAGAGGCCGCCAAGGCGCGCTGGGCCGACGTGCAGAACGAGTATCAGCGCCGCAGCGACCTGATCCCCAACCTGGTCGCCACCGTGAAGGGCTATGCCGCGCAGGAGAGCAAGGTGCTGATCAGCGTCAGCGAGGCGCGCGCCCGCGCCGGCTCGGTCCGGCTCAGCGGCGACGACCTGACCGATCCGGCCAAGGTGCAGAACTATGCCAACGCGCAGAACGGCCTCACCGTCGCGCTCAGCCAGCTGCGGCCGCTGCAGGAACAATATCCGGACCTGAAGTCGAACGCGAACTTCCTCGCGCTGCAGAGCCAGCTCGAGGGGACCGAGAACCGCATCACGATCGCGCGGCGCGATTACAACGGCGCGGTGCAGAGCTACAACACGACGATCCGCACCTTCCCCGCCGCGGTCGGCGCGAAGATCTTCTACGGCGCCAAGCCGATGGTACCGTTCCAGGCGACCACCCCGGGCGCCGAGACCGCACCCAGCGTCAGCTTCGGCAACGCGAGCTGACCCATATGCGCAAAGCCGCGCTGCTGCTGGTCATGGCGGTCGCCGGACTCGGCACGGCGTCCGCGCAGACCTTCCCCAAATTCACGGGCGTGGTCGTCGACGCGGCGAACGTCATCCCCGACGACCAGGAAGCGGCGCTGACGACGCGGCTGCAGGATCTGCAGAAGACGACCGGCAACCAGCTGGTCGTGGCGACGATCCCCAGCCTCGAAGGCTATCCGATCGAGGATTACGGCTATCGCCTGCTGCGCAGCTGGGGCGTCGGGCTGAAGGACGTCAACAACGGCGCGATCCTGATCGTCGCACCGAACGACCGGAAAGTCCGGATCGAGGTCGGCTATGGGCTCGAGCCCGTCCTGACCGACGCCTTCTCCAGCGTGATCGTCAACCAGCAGATCCTGCCCCGGTTCAAGGCCGGCGACATGCCCGGCGGGATCGTCGCGGGCGCGAACGCGGTCGCGGACCAGCTCGCACTGCCCGATGCCGAGGCGCGCGCGAAGGTCACCGCAGCGGCAGCCGAGTATGGCAAGACGCATCGCACGCAGGCCCAGGGCAGCGGCGGCGGCGTGCCGTTCGGGCTGATCTTCTGGCTGATCGTGCTCGCGGTCATCGTCGTGCCGATGATCGGTCGGCGCGCGCGGGGACGGCGCTATGGCGGCGGCGGCGGAAGCAACTGGCCGATCGTGCTGTGGAGCGTCGCCAACGAGATCGGCCGATCGAGCGGTGGCGGCGGCGGCTGGAGCGGCGGCGGCGGCGGCAGCGACAGTGGGGGCGGAGGCTGGATGGGCGGCGGCTTCACTGGCGGCGGCGGCGGATCCGCCGGTGGCGGCGGCGCGTCGGGGAGCTGGTGACATGCGGCTGAGCAATCTCGACCATGACCGCGTCACCGCCGCGGTGCGCGCCGCCGAACGCGATACCGACGGCGAGATCGTGACGATCGTCGCGGCCGGGTCCGACCGCTATCACGACGTGTCGCTCCATTATGCGGTCCTCGCGATGCTGCTGGTACCCGCGCTGCTCGCGTTCCGGCCGGGGATTGCGGACTCGATCTATGCGCGGTTCGATCCCTGGGACCAGGCGCCGGTGGGCGCGCTGTTCGGCATCGCACTGATCCTGATGGTGCTGGTGTTCCTGCTGGTGCGGCTGATGCTGGCGTCGGACGCGCTGCGGATCGCGGTGTCGCCCGGACCGACCAAGACGCGGCGCGTGCGCCGGCGCGCGCTGGTGCTGTTCCGTGCCGGCGCCGAGAAGCGGACGCGCGCCTCGACCGGCGTGCTGCTCTATCTCTCGATCGCCGAGCGCCGCGCGGAGATCATCGCCGATGCGGCGATCCACAGCCGCGTGCCCAACGAAACCTGGGGCGAGGCGATGGCGGCGGTGCTGGCAGGCGTGCGCGACGACCGGCCCGGCGACGGCATGGCGGACGCGGTGGTACGGATCGGCCTGGTCCTGACCGAACATTTCCCGAGGAGCGGCAAACCCGTGAACGAACTTCCCGACCGATTGATCGAATTGTGAGCGCCGACCTTTGAGCATCGTCTGGGAGGGCCGTTACCTCACGATCCAGAAACAGGGGACGTGGGAATTCGCGACGCGGGCGGGCGACATCGCCGCGGCGGTGATCGTCGCGATCGACGACGGGCATATCCTGCTGGTCGAGCAGTTTCGCGTGCCGATCGGGCGCAACTGCCTCGAGCTGCCCGCCGGGCTGGTCGGCGACGAGACCGCGGGCGAGAGCGTCGCGGTCGCCGCGGGTCGCGAGCTCGAGGAAGAGACCGGCTATCGCGCCGATCGGATCGAGGATCTGGGGCTGTTCTATTCGTCGCCCGGGATGACCTCGGAATCGTTCACGCTGGTTCGCGCGTCTGGGCTGACGAAGGTCGGCGATGGCGGCGGCGACGGCGACGAGAACATCACCGTGCACCGGGTGAAGCTGGCCGAGGTCCCGGCGTTCGTAGCGGCGAAGCGTGCCGCGGGGGTGGCGATCGATGCAAAGATGGTGCTGATCCTGGCGGCGTCGATCCTCTAGCGCGCGTCGCCTTCCCCTCCGTTCGTGCTGAGCGAAGTCGAAGCACTGTTGTCCACAAGAGCGTCGCCCTCGTGAACAGGTGCCCTTCGACTGCGCTCAGGGCGAACGGTGGTGGTGATGATGGTGGAGCTACCCCGCCTTGCGCCGGGTCTCCCACCCCTTCTTCGCCGCCGCGGATCGGTCCGCCGCGCTGCGGCCAGCCGCCGCCTTCCCGCCGCGCTTCGCTGCCGCATGCGTGTCCGGCTTGCCGCGTCCCGAGCCCGACTTGTTGCCGCCACCCGAATCGGCATTCACCGTGGCCCAGGCGCGCCCTTCGGCTTCCTTTTCGGGAACGCCGCGCTCCTCATAGCTTTCGGCGATGTGCGCGGCCTTGCGCTTCTGCTTGTCGGTGTACGCGCTCTTGTCACCCTGCGGCATCGCGGCTCTCCCTATGGAAAGCCGACAACGCGCAAGCTTAGCGACCGATCCAGTCGGCGAGCTGCGTCGCGACCTGGTTCGCCGCCTGGTTGATCCCCGCGGCCGCGGACGGCGCATCGATCGCGGCGACGGGCACGCGCGCCTCGAAGCGGCGCTTCTCGACCGAGGTCTTGCCAGCGCGAGTCAGCGAGGCGTCGAACGTCACAACCGCCTCGCGCGTGCCGGCATCGAGCCCGAAATTGCGGAGCTCGCCTGCCAGCTGCGCGCTGGGATCGCCGACCGACTGGACCGTCGACAGCACGACCAGCCCGGTACGCGCCGCGATCGTGTCCGCCGACAGTCGCGCGAACAGCCGCGCCGGCGGTTCGGACCATTGCGCGTCGGGGACGTAGGCGATGCTCGTCGGCGTCGCTTGCACCGGTACACGCGCGGTGGCGAGCGCCAGCGGCGTGGTCGGGACCTGGATGGTGATCGACCGCGCGGTCGCCGAATCCTGGTTCTGCCCGACCGGCACCTGCGAGCTGCTCGTCAGCGTCAGCAGCGAGGGCGGCGGCTTGGCGCCGAAGCTGATGCACCCGGCCAGCGGGAGCATCGCGATCAGGATGAGTGGTGTCTTCATGGCGTGCCTCACTTACCCTTGTAATCCGGGAGCTTCTGCTGGCCGATCAGCGAGCTGGCCCCCTGCTGGTCGACCTTTTCCGCGACCGACGACAGCGCCGCCGCAGTGGTGCGCAGGTCGTGGACCAGACGGTTGGCCTCGGGGATCGTCGTCTTCGAGAAGGCCTGCAGGCCCGGTCGTGCATCGCCGATCGCCGCGTTGAGCGTATCCGCGCTCGTCTGCGCCGACATGATCGCCTTGTTGAGGTTCGCCATCGCCGGCTTCACGTCCTCCGACAGCACGCCGTTGGTGGTCTTGGCGAGCACACCGAACTGCTGCGCGGCATCGCCCGCCTGCTGGATCGCGACCCGGGTCTGCGCCAGCGTCGCGGCGATCTCGGGACCGCGATCGGCCAGCGCATCGGTCAGGCGGTTGGTGTTCTCGAGGATACCCGCGATCGACGCCTGGTTGCGGTCGGTGAGCAGCCCGGTCAGCCGCTCGGTCAGCGTCGACAGACGCTCTAGCAGCTGCGGTGCCGAATTGAGGATCGCGCCGAGGCCGCCCAGCTTGGTCGGGATCACGGGAACGCCGTAGGGGCATTCGGTCGGCGTGCTGACTTCGGGGCAGCCGATCGCCGCGGCACCCTTGCGGGCACCGTCGAGCGAGATCTGGCTGACGCCGGTGAAGCCGACGCCCGAGATCGACGCGGTGGTGCCCTGCAGGATCGGGGTCTCGTCCTTGACGCTGATGCGGACGCGCACGAACTGCGGATCGTTCTTCCACAGCGAGATTCCCTTGACCTGCCCCGACGGCACGCCCGAGAAGGTGACCGCGGAACCGGGTGCGAGACCGTCGACCGACTGGCGGAAGAAGATGTCGTATTCCTTCTCCGCGGTGCCGCCGAGCCGCGCGATCCACACGGTGAAGAGCGCCAGCACCGCGAGCAGGATCAACACGACCGCTCCGACGAGGACATGGTTCGAACGGGTTTCCATCAGCGTGCCTCAGCCTTGATCGACGCCTGCTCGGCGGCGTGACGTTCCTGCGTTGCGACCGCGGCGCGGCCGCGCGGTCCCTTGAAATATTCCTCGATCCACGGATGGTCGAGCGCGAGCAGCTCGTCG
This sequence is a window from Sphingomonas ginsenosidivorax. Protein-coding genes within it:
- the mscL gene encoding large conductance mechanosensitive channel protein MscL yields the protein MLKEFKAFIMRGNVLDLAVAVIIGAAFSKIVSSLTDDILMPIIGKIFGGLDFSSYFLVMGPIPEALRGSTDYVALKKAGVPLVGYGAFVTQLVNFLIVAFIIFMILRVVNRASALIEREAARLRREEEIATPPAPEPVEIALLREIRDELKARDNV
- a CDS encoding LemA family protein; its protein translation is MHKSLVRVSTVLAATTMLAGCGINSIPTQEEAAKARWADVQNEYQRRSDLIPNLVATVKGYAAQESKVLISVSEARARAGSVRLSGDDLTDPAKVQNYANAQNGLTVALSQLRPLQEQYPDLKSNANFLALQSQLEGTENRITIARRDYNGAVQSYNTTIRTFPAAVGAKIFYGAKPMVPFQATTPGAETAPSVSFGNAS
- a CDS encoding TPM domain-containing protein, producing the protein MRKAALLLVMAVAGLGTASAQTFPKFTGVVVDAANVIPDDQEAALTTRLQDLQKTTGNQLVVATIPSLEGYPIEDYGYRLLRSWGVGLKDVNNGAILIVAPNDRKVRIEVGYGLEPVLTDAFSSVIVNQQILPRFKAGDMPGGIVAGANAVADQLALPDAEARAKVTAAAAEYGKTHRTQAQGSGGGVPFGLIFWLIVLAVIVVPMIGRRARGRRYGGGGGSNWPIVLWSVANEIGRSSGGGGGWSGGGGGSDSGGGGWMGGGFTGGGGGSAGGGGASGSW
- a CDS encoding TPM domain-containing protein, yielding MRLSNLDHDRVTAAVRAAERDTDGEIVTIVAAGSDRYHDVSLHYAVLAMLLVPALLAFRPGIADSIYARFDPWDQAPVGALFGIALILMVLVFLLVRLMLASDALRIAVSPGPTKTRRVRRRALVLFRAGAEKRTRASTGVLLYLSIAERRAEIIADAAIHSRVPNETWGEAMAAVLAGVRDDRPGDGMADAVVRIGLVLTEHFPRSGKPVNELPDRLIEL
- a CDS encoding NUDIX hydrolase, with amino-acid sequence MSIVWEGRYLTIQKQGTWEFATRAGDIAAAVIVAIDDGHILLVEQFRVPIGRNCLELPAGLVGDETAGESVAVAAGRELEEETGYRADRIEDLGLFYSSPGMTSESFTLVRASGLTKVGDGGGDGDENITVHRVKLAEVPAFVAAKRAAGVAIDAKMVLILAASIL
- a CDS encoding plasmid stabilization protein, whose protein sequence is MPQGDKSAYTDKQKRKAAHIAESYEERGVPEKEAEGRAWATVNADSGGGNKSGSGRGKPDTHAAAKRGGKAAAGRSAADRSAAAKKGWETRRKAG
- a CDS encoding ABC-type transport auxiliary lipoprotein family protein, producing MKTPLILIAMLPLAGCISFGAKPPPSLLTLTSSSQVPVGQNQDSATARSITIQVPTTPLALATARVPVQATPTSIAYVPDAQWSEPPARLFARLSADTIAARTGLVVLSTVQSVGDPSAQLAGELRNFGLDAGTREAVVTFDASLTRAGKTSVEKRRFEARVPVAAIDAPSAAAGINQAANQVATQLADWIGR
- a CDS encoding MlaD family protein → METRSNHVLVGAVVLILLAVLALFTVWIARLGGTAEKEYDIFFRQSVDGLAPGSAVTFSGVPSGQVKGISLWKNDPQFVRVRISVKDETPILQGTTASISGVGFTGVSQISLDGARKGAAAIGCPEVSTPTECPYGVPVIPTKLGGLGAILNSAPQLLERLSTLTERLTGLLTDRNQASIAGILENTNRLTDALADRGPEIAATLAQTRVAIQQAGDAAQQFGVLAKTTNGVLSEDVKPAMANLNKAIMSAQTSADTLNAAIGDARPGLQAFSKTTIPEANRLVHDLRTTAAALSSVAEKVDQQGASSLIGQQKLPDYKGK